In the Rhinolophus ferrumequinum isolate MPI-CBG mRhiFer1 chromosome 12, mRhiFer1_v1.p, whole genome shotgun sequence genome, AGGAATCAGTTCCCCCTAAAGTACTCCAAGTTGATAGTCCTGACTGTTCAAGATGTCTTCTGCTTGAAATCTCTGTGCAGTTTTAACATGGATTTTAACTTGTTTAGCATTTTTGTGAACAGATATTCCCATTCAAAAGGCATTCCTAGTTTCCTAGTGgagaaacaagacaaatatatcaacaattttgctttttcctaCAAAGCCTCTTTTCTATTGGAAATGTACACAGGAGCTCTGAAACCTTGCCTCCGAAGGTGTTTGCTTAGGGGAAGAGTGCTCAGAACTTGGGAAGTAGCACAGAAGAGGACACCTCATGTTGATTTTTTCTCTCTAGTAATTTGCTTGGGTTGGGCAATGAATCTGGGGAGCGTCTTATCCCAAAGTcctgaaataaatttctcttccgcagatttcttctttctccaggaAGAAAAATGGCACCTGTTGCAGTTGATTCACAACCGgtatgaattttaaattgtgatatcttgattcctttccctccccctgtGTTGAGACATTAACCCTCCCCCTTCCTTGGTTGCAGAGCGTGGTGACTAGGGTCGCCAACTTACCCTTGGTGAGCTCCACGTATGACCTGGTCTCTTCGGCTTACTTCAGTACAAAGGACCAGTTTCCCTACTTGAAGTCTGTGTGTGAGATGGCGGAGAAGGGCGTGAAGACCATCACCTCGGTGGCTGTGATGGGCACTCTGCCCATCATCCAGAAGCTAGAGCCACAAAGTGAGTTCTGATTTCCCCCTTAAGGTTTAGTCCAAGGGACCGGTCAGGAGTGAGCCTGAAGCTGCTTTGAAGAGCATGAATGCCAATGGAATGCCCTGAGCACACAGCGGCAACTTCAGGGAATCCTTAGCTTTTCCAATGGCACATACTGCCTTTGTCTAGAAACTGCCAGGTGACCTTCATTGTTACAGGAGGTCTGCTTCATAGCAATGGTGGATGTtcatgatacttttaaaaaattccccaaaGATGCTTTTATGTTGGCATCAGAGATCACAAGAGGAAGATAGTGGGTAAACTGAAATAACTGACTTCCTTGGGCTCAGGCAGTGGACACCGGACTGcttttcttaccaaaaaaaaaaaaaaaagagctataattaacataccatacaattcacccatttaacaTGTACTATTCAGTGgtattttagtatattcagagagtCATGCAGGCGTCACCAAAAATCGacttttggaacatttttatcaccccagaaCACAACCTCATACCAGTTTCTGttaggatgatgaaaaagttctgaaaatgatagtggtgatagttgtgCAACATTGTGAATGAACTTAATGtcattgaattgcacacttaaaaataattaaaatagtgacacttatgtatattttaccacaatttttaaaaaactagaaagaaaccTTATGCCCATTAGAAGTCATACCCCTTTTCCTTACCCTCCCCcccaactactaatctacttctTGTCTTTATAGGTTTGCCTATTTTAGACATTTAATATAAACTGAATCATAGAGtatgtgttcttttgtgactggcttctttaacctcgcatgttttcaaggttccgCCATGTGGTAGCATCATGTCaatactctgttcctttttattgtggaataatACTACATTGGTGGATagatcatattttattcattcatcagttgatggacatttggatgcTTTTACCTACCCTGCCGATACGAATAATGAATGCTactgtgaatatttgtgtacaagtttttgtgtggatatactcagttcttttgggtatatacctaggagtggaattgctgggtcatgtaaTAACTTTTCAGCTGTTAACTGCCAGACTTTTCAAAAGTGGcttatcattttacattcccactagcagtatATGACGTTTCTTCACATTATgaacatttttgaataaaaatttaaatcctCCCAATGGTTATATCATGAGCTTTTTGGAGGATAAGAAACCTTTAGAGTtttccagctctgctacttccCAAATGAATTTGGGACTAGTGATTGGCTTGATCATCCTGAGGAGGAAGCTTGGACTAAAATGTAGGCCATGTTAGGGAGATCCAGGGTTCTGTTAGCATACTACTTCCTGGTGATAATGCAAAATATATTGCCATTTACTGAATTAAGTGTAGGTAGGGGTTAAACTAGCATGGAAGTGCTAATTCTGAGGGTTTTTAGATGCCTTATTCCCTGAATGAGGGTTCAGGTGAAGCTTGGCTTCTCTTGGCATCAACTTTAGGGGCCAGTTGATGAGGAAGAATCTTCCCAGCCAGCTTCCTACCTGGCTTATCTCTTCTTTTGCCTGCTGCTCCCCTCACCTTATTTCCCTATCAGTAGAAAAAAGTTGCCTGCATCCTGCCAACCCTCTTCCTGTCTGAGCTAGTGACTAGGCAATACATTGTGAAGATCAACGTTCTTGCTGTTTTTTATAACACTAAATGTATCATAATAGGTATTGGTATTCAGTCTATGTCTACACCGTTAacattttccccatttgtaaTTCTTTTAGTTGCTGTTGCCAATACCTATGCCTGCAAGGGGCTAGACAGGATCGAGGAGAGACTGCCTATTCTGAATCAGCCAACAAACCAGGTGAGCTTGGGTCAAGAGTGCTGAGGCTTTCCGcctcacatattttcatgtcctATCTGTTTAGCACAGGTGGTGCATGCCATAAACAGGAAATACTTAATTGTTCCTTCAACCTGGATGTATTTTTGAAAGAGTTGTGGCTACTCCTTCTTGAGTTGTTGTCAGGTTATGTTTAAGAAGCAGAGATGAGCTACCCACCTTTGGACTAGAGTACTTTTAGTCTGATCTCTGTCAATTTGTGGCTTTGCTTCCGCAGAAGAAATTGCTCTCTCAAATGACTGATTCCCACCTGGTACTGGATAAATGCAGAGGTGGTATATAGAACCTTTTCTCACTTGGTATCTGAGAGCACATCCAGTAGGATGGAGAATAGGCATTTCTGCCTATGTGTTGGCCTTCTGGGGCTGTGTTTGGAGCCAGGTGTGTATGGTACCTCTGTCTATGCTCGTAGGCATTCATGAGCTGCTTTCGGTATAAGCATGTCAACATGGAAAATACCATTCTTCTCTGGAGTACTCCTTGTACCTTTCTAtaggttcattttgttttttttaaaaaaataaaaccttgacAAATCCTGTATCTGTTTACCTCATCTGCTCCTCCAACAACCCTCGAGTGGTGGCAGGTAGAGCAAATATAcccaataaggaaattgaggctcatcAACTCTTAGTAACTCTCCCTCGGACCTAAAGGTACGCAGGGAAAGGGCCAGGTTTCTTCTTTAACTCTTCAACTATGCTGTCTTAGTTAAGGCCTTAAGTAGGTATTTGTGCAGGGGTTACTCACCAGCCAAGTGATCTGCTTTTCTATTTGTAGGTTGTTGCCAATGCCAGAGGTGCTGTGACTGGGGCGAAGGATGCTGTGACGACGACTGTGACCGGGGCCAAGGATTCTGTGGCCAGCACGATCACGGGGGTGATGGACAAGACCAAAGGAGCGGTGACTGGCAGTGTGGAGAAGACCAAGTCCGTGGTCAATGGAAGCATTAACACAGTTTTGGGGAGTCGGATGGTGCAGCTGATGAGCAATGGAGTAGAAAATGCGCTCACCACATCAGAGCTGCTGGTAGACCAGTATCTCCCTCTCACTGACGAAGAACTGGGTAAGTGGATTTTTACCTTGAAGTAATGTTTTACATCTTAAGGCAATCTTTCAAAACAGCCTCACTGAGAGATACACTTTATGTACCCCAAAATTCACCTGTTTCATCCTAAATGTatagttatgcaaccatcacctcaATCTAGTTTGAGCATTACTCACCCTCTTCATGCCTATATGCCGCCTCCGAAAGAAACCACTAGTATTTTGTctctatacattttctttcttaaagcatCCTTAAGTTTCACACTGAATTGTacatagtaagttttgaaattttaggAGAAATTAGCCTGGAGAAATGTTTCCTACAAATGGATTGTCTTTAATGGGCTGCTCTTATAGAATCATTAAATAGTGGCTACTCTATGCTGGGTGCTGTGTTGCCCAAGAAGCTCACTTTAGTGCGAAGAGACGTATAGACGAACATGTCAGATGCAGTGGTATGTGTTAGGTAGTCAAGCTTCGCAGCACACATGAGCTGTCTCGGGAAAATGAGTGTCTCATTACTAGGTTGGTGGGTAGAATTGACAAAATGAAGATCCAGGTTAGATTTCAGGCGTTGTCACTTATATCTGTGATCCCGTAcggtttttgtcttttctaacttcagaaaaagaagcGAAAAAAGTTGAAGGATTTGATACTGTTCAGAAGCCAAGTTATTATATCAGGCTGGGATCTCTGTCTACCAAGCTCCGCTCACGTGCGTACCAACAGGCTCTCAGCAGGGTGCAAGAAGCTAAGCAAAAAAGCCAAGAGACCATTTCTCAGCTCCATTCTACTGTTAAACTGGtgaggaaaaattaatttatccaGAGGGATAAGAGTAAATGTAATCATGAAATCCAAGAATTTTACCTTATGAGCAACCCACTAGAAAAATGGGTGAACAGTATACAGCCAgctcacagagaaggaaataccCGAAATATATGAAGTGATGTTAATCTTACTCTGAGGGGTCAAATTACAGATGCCTCTCTTGTCCTGTCACGTTGGTGAAGTGTGATGCTCTGGCAATGGTGTCGAGAAAGAGGTTACTTGTGGGCTTCTGGAGGATTCAAGGGATGGTTCTAGGAAAGTTATAAAAACACCTGTGCCTTGAGCAGctttacttttagaaatttatcctacAGACATACATATTTAGAGTTGCAAAAGACTATAAACAATGCACGTTAACCTAATAAGGAACTAAGTAAATCGATAACCTCACAAAAGACTATTGTGTAGCCATTAAAGATTGCCAAGACATAGAACAGTATGTATTGTGCTGCCATTCAGAGCCAGTTTATTCTGGGAAGGGGAAGTTAGTGGCTGGCAACAGAGAAGAGGAAGtttgaattcttttctcttttgtaatgtttttttctatctGACACATATACATTAAATTTCAGTTGCCTTAACTGCGTTAAATGAGGTAAATTTAGAGCAGTGTCTTAAGAGTTAGCGGCAGTGAAGAACTACAACTACTTGATAGTAAATAACAATGATAACAGGAATTGCTCTCTTTAAACTCTCAGTTACATGATTTACATTATAGATCTGAAAATAGGCTAACGTGAATGCTTCGCTGACGTATTCGTTTGTTTTACTTCAACGTGTTATAGATTGAATTTGCCAGGGAGAATGTGCATAGTGCCAACCAGAAAATTCAGGGTGCTCAGGATAAGCTATACGTCTCCTGGGTGGAGTGGAAGAGAAGTATCGGCTATGACGACACTGATGAATCTCACTGTGCTGAGGTAAGACACCGGGGGCGGAGTCACCCACTACGTGTGGGTGAAGAAGTTTCACCAGACTTGCAGTTTTGCCGTTACTCCTCTTAGAATACTCTTCTCTAGCAAAAGTTTGACTAATACTGTGAACAGAGATTGCTTGGTATgtgacagaaaagcaaaaaactgCAGTAACTTTATCTCTCAAGCTGCATGTTACTGCTAACAGGATACAGCTAAATGAGAAACCTGGGCCTTGCCCTCATGGTGGGTACAGACTAACGGGATATAGGCATTTTTACCGTCATAGTGTTTTGACAGTATAAAAACTGGGGCTCTTACATTGTATAGGGCAGGTACCTAACTTGGTCTTGGAGTGAGGAGAGGTGAGTCAGATGACTTCCTAGGAGAGGTGAGTGCTAAGCTGCGACCAAATGGGAGCATAAACTAGGTGAATGCACAGTAAGGGGACTGATGGTCCAGACCGAAGAAATAGCATGTTCTAGACATAGAAAGTGGTTCATTGGGTTCCAAAAGCTATTAATAGTATGCATATCTATGAACTGTGAGTAATACTGCTGCACTCAGGGTGgttatgaagatttttaaaaagtcgaAGAAACCACATAGGTGATGGACACATAACCTGTGTGCTGTAATTGAACTAATTACTACATAGTATTGTTGGCTCCACtgctaaactttttatttttaaactttatttttagcaCATCGAGTCACGTACTCTTGCTATTGCCCGCAACCTGACTCAGCAGCTCCAGACCACATGCTCTACCCTCCTGTCCAATGTTCAAGGGTTGCCACAGAACATCCAAGATCAGGCCAGTCACTTGGCTGTGATGGCTGGAGACATCTACTCAGTGTTCCGCAATGCCGCCTCCTTTAAGGAAGTGTCGGACAGCGTCCTCACTTCCAGCAAGGGGCAGCTGCAGAAAATGAAGGCGTCTTTAGATGATGTGATGGATTATCTTGTTAACAACACACCCCTCAACTGGCTGGTAGGTCCCTTTTATCCTCCGCTGACTGAGCCTCAGAATACTCAGGACCAAGGTGCAGAGAAGGACACTACCAACCAGGAGGCCCCGCAACCTGAGCACAAACATTAAACCTGTCTCTGTCACCAGTGCGTGGTGCAGCCAGCCAGCTAACACCTTCTGTTAATGTTGAAATTAACCTGCTTGACAACTCTGAATTGGAGCAGCAGCTCGCTAGGAAAGATGTCCTTAACTGTAGTAACTTCCAACTGGATTAAGAGCTTTAAAGTTTTTGGCATTAGCAGATGAGTGAGTTCTGTTGTTTACCTGGCTGGTAAGAAAATGATAGACTGGGCAGAGCCTAGCCAGAATTGAAAAAAGTTCTAGTGCATTTATGGTCTCATTCTCTTGCCTCTGTTGCTGTCTGTCTGTATTGAATAAAAACACCTTCGTGTGAGCTATGTTATGAACTGTTGTCGGCGCCGATTGGGTCTGAGCAGGCATTCTCACAGGTTTGTCTCACAGTGCATGCTTGTataactttagtttttttttatttttcataaaggaaTGCTGCCTATGAATTCAATAAAATTCACTGCAGAATAGATCAGTTCTACGCTGTGTGTTCCGTGTGCTTTGTGTGTTGCTTTCATAGAGCTGCTTGGCTTGTGTGACAGGGTTATTAATACACATTCATGAATTCCAATTGGCCTGTTAAGAAATTTTGCAGGGAAATTTGGAACATTGGAAAATTAAACAAGTTAAAAAATGTGCATATAAGAGTTTTACTGGGTGACAGTTGTTGCCTTCATTTGCCCATTTACCGGACTTGAGAGGGGACCTCATGGTTGACTGCCTTGCTGAAAACGAATCAAAGCTGAAAGGAAGCAAAAGAGTGACTATTTGCATCAGTCTCAGGTAAAGGCAGTAGGCATTTCTTGCCCATTTAAACTGTGAACCATGGAATGAGATTGCTCAGTGTCCGGTCTCAGGTGGACTTAACTTACTGTGTTGTCACTTTGGGAGAAAGTCACTAATACTTGGTGAGATATCTTCAGAAAATTGTGAGAATAATTAGAAGTAAAAAGACTGGATCCCCTGTAAAAAAGATCCTTCTTACCTCCTGCCTAGGGTGTTCAGATTAATAGTCTCCTCAAGGTTGGTCAGTTACTTAGGAAATACCATGAGTCTCCTTATAACAAAGCTGCAGGATGtcaaactttcaaaaaaacaaatcttagaATTTATTAAGTAGGACTACATGCTTCTGTCTATCCCTACTAAACGGTTAGCAAGGTTGCCCTTCAGAAACAGTCTAAATCTAATTTGTCTCTTTCTACCCTGGTTCACCTCTTTCTCTCCATGAAAACAAGGAAGCAGTACATAACTTTATATGCACCTTTGATATGAATGAGTTTATCAAAACTAACTTATAGAACTAAATATTTTCCCCTTGAGGTAACTCCAGGAATCAGTAAACAGGTGAGTTGAATTGGAGGGTAGGGACTCACTGAGATGCTTGTAGTTAAGGAGCGTCTGATTTCTGGGAAGATGGACTGTCACAATTTATAGGCTTCCGAAATGGAGACTATTCACTTGCCTGCCTGCCCCCACTGACGCATTTTCTAGAGCCACAgcctttaaataaattttttctcTGTCCAAACTGGACAAGGTCCTGCCCCTCTGCCTCAAAACTCCAAGGCTGGTATTTTGTGGTTTATTCTCATTGATTGAAAAATTCATATAGTATAGCTGTACACATGCTTTCTTACCCTGAACACAAACTTGCGTTTCCccttcataccgtgtttccccgaaaataagacctagctggatcatcagctctagtgggtcttttgaagcaaaaattaatataagacccagtgttacgctatatattatacccagtcttatagtaaaataagaccgggtcttacattaatttttgctccaaaacacgaattagagctgatggtccagctaggtctatttttagggaaacatggtaggagttCCCCTTCATGATGCCAACTGAATTGCTTGTGAAAAGGAGACATGTTTCAAAGCTTTTCTTTATGAGCAAGACAATGTAAAGGAGACCTCTCTCAGCGTCTAGAATACCACCACTACCCCTTGCTTTTTGCCATGAACTATGCACACTGGTGATGGTTTTGTCTTTGTGTCTCTAGTTTGATTGCCTAAACGCATTTCGTTCTATTGTCAATATGTCTTAAAATTCATGGTGTTCTTGCGTCTTAAATTTTGTGTAAACTGGCAGTTTTACTTTAACAGACTTTTTCCCACGGAGGACAATTTTTTTTAGGAATAAAAGCTAAGCCTAGAACGGTATCAAACTATGGCAGGTTTTTAAACATT is a window encoding:
- the PLIN2 gene encoding perilipin-2 isoform X1, which translates into the protein MAPVAVDSQPSVVTRVANLPLVSSTYDLVSSAYFSTKDQFPYLKSVCEMAEKGVKTITSVAVMGTLPIIQKLEPQIAVANTYACKGLDRIEERLPILNQPTNQVVANARGAVTGAKDAVTTTVTGAKDSVASTITGVMDKTKGAVTGSVEKTKSVVNGSINTVLGSRMVQLMSNGVENALTTSELLVDQYLPLTDEELEKEAKKVEGFDTVQKPSYYIRLGSLSTKLRSRAYQQALSRVQEAKQKSQETISQLHSTVKLIEFARENVHSANQKIQGAQDKLYVSWVEWKRSIGYDDTDESHCAEHIESRTLAIARNLTQQLQTTCSTLLSNVQGLPQNIQDQASHLAVMAGDIYSVFRNAASFKEVSDSVLTSSKGQLQKMKASLDDVMDYLVNNTPLNWLVFDFTAIDLTSETDEIPDIIALEEEYGSGHSHANNPEPPQGKMLNNKKILPWLNTQFVLQ
- the PLIN2 gene encoding perilipin-2 isoform X2 — protein: MAPVAVDSQPSVVTRVANLPLVSSTYDLVSSAYFSTKDQFPYLKSVCEMAEKGVKTITSVAVMGTLPIIQKLEPQIAVANTYACKGLDRIEERLPILNQPTNQVVANARGAVTGAKDAVTTTVTGAKDSVASTITGVMDKTKGAVTGSVEKTKSVVNGSINTVLGSRMVQLMSNGVENALTTSELLVDQYLPLTDEELEKEAKKVEGFDTVQKPSYYIRLGSLSTKLRSRAYQQALSRVQEAKQKSQETISQLHSTVKLIEFARENVHSANQKIQGAQDKLYVSWVEWKRSIGYDDTDESHCAEHIESRTLAIARNLTQQLQTTCSTLLSNVQGLPQNIQDQASHLAVMAGDIYSVFRNAASFKEVSDSVLTSSKGQLQKMKASLDDVMDYLVNNTPLNWLVGPFYPPLTEPQNTQDQGAEKDTTNQEAPQPEHKH